One window of Botrimarina mediterranea genomic DNA carries:
- a CDS encoding AMP-dependent synthetase/ligase: MSSYIPTIAELLEATASRCSDRAALGYWQGNDVNWLNWSQVGVGARNKADWWEAVDEPHLGWSEKNLEHPVWDALALHLAHLRRIPEGDRYRSEYPPELSTIVETAGTSGEPRGVMLSEANLASNAIALSEASGGDGDELRLSFLPMEHLYARTCDLYTWVVRGSRLVLAESPKTVFRDAKIVRPTVINGVPYFFQKAIDLADKEGLSLRQLLGGEIKRCYCGGAPLAPAVEQRFFDEGVPLFTGYGLTEASPVVTVNTPAAYKLGTVGRPLPGVEVRIASDGEVLVRGPNVMLGYYNDPEATAAALRDGWLYTGDLGELDSDGFLTITGRKKELIVLATGKNVAPSRVEALLCASPWIEQACVFGDGEKGLRALIVPNPQRLRAEIKRRRLWVWSKRGALRHAAVQSLYREVIDACLAGAAREEQVHSFTLIGRGFERERGEMTAKLSLRREVIAKNFARE, encoded by the coding sequence GTGTCGTCTTACATTCCAACTATTGCTGAGTTGCTTGAGGCGACGGCTAGTCGGTGCAGCGATAGAGCGGCATTGGGCTACTGGCAGGGAAACGATGTTAACTGGCTGAATTGGTCGCAGGTGGGCGTCGGCGCTCGCAATAAGGCCGATTGGTGGGAGGCTGTCGATGAGCCCCATCTTGGCTGGTCCGAGAAGAATCTTGAGCACCCGGTCTGGGACGCGCTTGCACTTCACTTAGCTCATTTGCGTCGAATCCCCGAGGGTGATCGGTATCGTAGTGAATACCCTCCAGAGCTATCGACAATCGTCGAGACCGCGGGCACTTCGGGTGAGCCTCGCGGCGTGATGCTTAGTGAGGCGAATCTGGCTTCGAACGCGATCGCGCTCAGCGAGGCGTCCGGCGGCGACGGGGATGAGTTGCGGCTTTCGTTTTTGCCGATGGAGCATCTTTACGCGCGGACTTGCGACCTTTACACGTGGGTCGTGCGGGGTTCGCGGCTCGTGCTGGCTGAGAGTCCGAAGACGGTGTTTCGTGACGCCAAGATTGTTAGGCCGACGGTGATCAATGGCGTGCCGTACTTCTTTCAGAAGGCGATCGATTTGGCGGACAAGGAGGGCTTGTCCCTTCGACAACTGCTCGGCGGTGAGATTAAGCGCTGCTACTGCGGCGGCGCTCCGCTGGCGCCGGCGGTTGAGCAGCGGTTCTTCGACGAGGGCGTGCCGCTCTTCACGGGTTACGGCCTCACCGAGGCGTCGCCCGTTGTGACGGTTAATACGCCGGCGGCTTACAAGCTCGGTACGGTGGGTCGTCCCTTGCCGGGTGTTGAGGTCCGCATTGCAAGCGATGGCGAAGTTCTTGTGCGTGGGCCGAATGTGATGCTCGGCTACTACAACGACCCCGAGGCGACCGCCGCGGCGTTGCGTGACGGCTGGCTCTACACGGGCGACCTCGGCGAACTCGACAGCGACGGCTTCCTCACAATCACCGGCCGTAAGAAAGAGTTGATCGTACTGGCGACCGGCAAGAACGTGGCGCCGTCACGCGTCGAGGCCCTGCTGTGCGCGTCGCCGTGGATCGAACAAGCGTGTGTCTTTGGCGATGGCGAGAAGGGCCTGCGGGCGCTCATCGTCCCCAACCCCCAGCGCCTCCGCGCCGAGATTAAACGCCGCCGCTTGTGGGTGTGGTCGAAACGCGGCGCGTTGCGGCATGCAGCGGTGCAGTCGCTCTACCGCGAAGTGATCGACGCGTGCCTCGCGGGCGCCGCGCGCGAAGAGCAGGTCCACTCGTTCACGCTCATCGGCCGCGGCTTCGAGCGCGAGCGCGGCGAGATGACGGCGAAGCTGAGTTTGCGGCGCGAGGTGATCGCGAAGAACTTTGCCCGCGAGTAA